In a single window of the Rhodamnia argentea isolate NSW1041297 chromosome 2, ASM2092103v1, whole genome shotgun sequence genome:
- the LOC115738410 gene encoding serine/threonine-protein kinase MPS1 isoform X3 — MDGEANLPVRPSNPIRSTGATSSSSSLSSSSPPGLLRHVQAAFKRHRPLGVMRSNDLRPRRTLAPLREASRNLGQAVVPTVDPKRSQEAVSFGTITKSFDDSFNPFDERIRQPTSIIDYKEKDPMPLTHVEPQVDHSKKVQFSTGENVASQGADTRVATELGNSSCHISPLALTEMEWNASNQLDASTAINQELKHQNPQITDSGSNIRSDVGIPPPLAKRTAVVQDQLHHFRNFLSQPTTLSSVVGPSCATTTSVNSTSAPMLSSTTYTACRNLEEISQLAVEAPGDANFNPESEPQKNRYRSFGNTSGIVGDQAPITAQASSSCMDVPTEDNKHDLSKVELVEVEKDSGFRHDSSAEDKLIQAKGSASAVSNMQYGVPVSKDSSLDAKQESLQPGKREKAISGRGASVPRKKNYDPDLFVKVNGKLYQRLGKIGSGGSSEVHKVISSDCTIYALKKIKLKGRDYATAYGFCQEIEYLNKLKGKNNIIQLIDFEVTDKTLLHEVMSGSMNNKDGRVKDDGYIYMVLEYGEIDLAHMLSQKWKDLDNSEQTIDENWLRFYWQQILQAVNTIHEERIVHSDLKPANFLLVKGSLKLIDFGIAKAIMSDTTNIQRDSQVGTLSYMSPEAFMCNENDANGNVIKCGRPSDIWSLGCILYQMVYGRTPFSEYKTFWSKFKVITDPNHEIAFGPVNNPWLLDLMKKCLAWDRNERWRIPQLLKHPFLVPPVPSQICPHQNHSYKLLELIAGTCTDDKDASALCSQLRQLLEDPIVLLDSQSLKSRSQQCMLLSRMSKICSRLQEHLAISER, encoded by the exons ATGGACGGGGAGGCTAACCTTCCGGTCCGGCCGAGCAACCCGATCCGAAGCACCGGCGCGAcgtcctcgtcttcttccttgtcTAGTTCTTCCCCGCCGGGATTGCTACGGCATGTTCAGGCCGCCTTCAAGCGCCACCGCCCACTCG GAGTGATGCGGTCGAATGATTTAAGGCCCCGGCGTACACTGGCTCCTTTACGAGAAGCTTCACGTAATTTGGGCCAAGCAGTTGTTCCTACAGTAGATCCCAAGAGGTCACAAGAAGCAGTTTCATTTG GCACCATTACCAAGTCTTTTGATGATAGTTTCAACCCATTTGATGAACGAATACGTCAGCCAACATCTATCATCGATTATAAGGAGAAGGATCCTATGCCTTTGACCCATGTAGAACCTCAAGTAGACCATTCAAAGAAAGTCCAGTTTTCAACAGGAGAAAATGTTGCTTCCCAAG GGGCCGACACTCGAGTGGCCACTGAATTGGGGAATTCATCATGTCATATCAGTCCCCTTGCATTGACAGAAATGGAGTGGAATGCAAGCAATCAATTGGATGCTTCAACAGCTATAAATCAGGAGCTGAAGCATCAGAATCCCCAAATCACAGACTCTGGTAGCAATATAAGATCTGATGTTGGAATTCCTCCACCACTAGCAAAGAGAACAGCAGTTGTTCAGGATCAGCTGCACCATTTCAGAAATTTTCTAAGTCAGCCAACGACTTTATCTTCAGTTGTTGGTCCATCTTGTGCCACCACAACTTCAGTAAATTCAACCTCTGCACCCATGCTGAGTTCGACAACCTACACCGCTTGTCGTAATCTGGAGGAGATATCTCAATTGGCAGTAGAAGCTCCTGGAGATGCCAATTTCAATCCCGAATCCGAACCTCAGAAGAATAGATATCGTTCTTTTGGAAATACTAGTGGCATAGTAGGTGACCAAGCACCTATTACAGCTCAAGCTTCTAGCTCCTGCATGGATGTCCCTACAGAGGACAACAAACATGATTTATCCAAAGTGGAACTGGTTGAGGTTGAGAAGGACAGCGGCTTTCGACATGATTCCTCTGCTGAGGATAAGTTAATCCAAGCAAAGGGATCTGCTAGTGCTGTCAGTAATATGCAATATGGGGTGCCTGTGTCCAAAGATTCATCTCTGGATGCAAAACAAGAGTCTTTGCAACCAGGAAAACGAGAGAAGGCAATAAGTGGAAGAGGTGCATCTGTCCCTCGTAAAAAGAACTATGATCCTGACCTCTTCGTCAAAGTTAATGGCAAGCTATATCAGAGGCTGGGCAAAATAGGTAGTGGAGGAAGCAGTGAGGTCCATAAGGTCATTTCCTCAGATTGTACAATCTATGCACTCAAAAAAATTAAGCTTAAAGGTAGAGATTACGCTACTGCCTACGGATTTTGTCAGGAAATTGAGTATCtaaacaaattgaaaggaaagaacaacATTATACAGCTGATAGATTTTGAG GTAACAGATAAGACCTTGCTTCATGAAGTCATGAGCGGCTCCATGAACAATAAAGATGGGAGAGTCAAGGATGATGGATACATATACATGGTACTTGAATATGGTGAGATTGATTTGGCTCACATGCTGTCCCAAAAGTGGAAGGATTTGGATAACTCAGAACAAACAATAGATGAGAACTGGCTTCGTTTCTATTGGCAG CAAATCCTGCAGGCTGTCAATACTATTCATGAGGAGCGGATTGTGCATTCTGACTTGAAGCCAGCTAATTTCCTTCTTGTGAAAGGTTCATTAAAGCTAATTGATTTTGGTATTGCAAAAGCGATAATGAGTGACACAACCAATATCCAACGAGACTCTCAG GTAGGAACACTGAGCTATATGTCTCCTGAGGCATTTATGTGCAATGAAAATGATGCAAATGGAAATGTCATCAAATGCGGTCGACCTTCAGATATATGGTCCCTTGGCTGTATCCTGTATCAAATGGTGTATGGGAGAACCCCTTTCTCAGAGTACAAGACATTCTGGTCCAAGTTCAAAGTTATAACTGATCCAAATCATGAAATTGCGTTTGGGCCGGTTAACAATCCATGGCTTCTCGACCTTATGAAGAAATGTCTTGCTTGGGACCGGAATGAGCGGTGGAGGATTCCACAGCTGCTCAAACATCCCTTTCTTGTTCCTCCAGTACCATCCCAGATATGTCCTCATCAAAACCACAGCTACAAACTGCTTGAACTTATTGCTGGAACTTGTACAGATGACAAGGATGCATCAGCTTTATGCTCTCAGCTAAGGCAGCTACTTGAGGACCCTATAGTACTCTTGGATTCTCAGTCATTAAAATCTCGGAGCCAGCAATGTATGTTACTCTCCCGAATGTCAAAAATATGTTCTCGGCTACAGGAACATTTAGCAATATCAGAAAGATAG